The following proteins are co-located in the Paludibaculum fermentans genome:
- the tpiA gene encoding triose-phosphate isomerase — protein sequence MRTPLMAGNWKMFKTPAETKAFFEKFLPLVATSTHADVAICPPFVDIAAAVEAAAGSRVGIGGQNCYWQNKEGAFTAEVTPAMLKAAGCTYVIIGHSERRQYFHETDETVLKRTKAALEAGLIPMVCVGELLEERESGRTNEVLATQFNGGIAGLTPEEFAKIVIAYEPVWAIGTGKVATPEIAQDTHKAIRDLVAAKFGAEAAAAVRILYGGSVKPDNVKGLMAKPDIDGALVGGAALKPEDFAGVVNF from the coding sequence ATGCGCACTCCTTTGATGGCCGGCAACTGGAAGATGTTCAAGACGCCGGCGGAAACGAAAGCATTCTTCGAAAAGTTCCTGCCGCTGGTGGCCACGTCCACGCATGCGGACGTCGCGATTTGCCCTCCCTTTGTCGACATCGCCGCCGCCGTGGAAGCGGCCGCGGGCAGCCGCGTGGGTATTGGTGGCCAGAACTGCTACTGGCAGAACAAGGAAGGCGCTTTCACCGCGGAAGTTACGCCGGCCATGTTGAAGGCAGCCGGTTGCACGTATGTGATCATCGGCCACAGCGAACGCCGCCAGTATTTCCACGAGACCGACGAGACGGTGCTGAAGCGCACCAAGGCCGCTCTGGAAGCCGGGCTGATCCCCATGGTTTGCGTGGGTGAGCTCCTGGAAGAGCGCGAATCCGGCCGCACAAACGAAGTGCTGGCCACGCAGTTCAACGGCGGGATCGCCGGCCTGACGCCGGAAGAGTTCGCCAAAATCGTGATTGCCTACGAGCCTGTTTGGGCCATCGGCACCGGCAAAGTAGCTACCCCCGAGATCGCGCAGGACACGCACAAGGCGATCCGCGACCTGGTGGCGGCGAAGTTCGGGGCGGAGGCCGCGGCGGCGGTTCGCATCCTCTATGGCGGCAGCGTGAAGCCCGACAACGTGAAGGGCCTGATGGCGAAGCCGGATATCGACGGCGCGCTGGTGGGCGGAGCCGCGCTGAAGCCGGAAGACTTCGCGGGCGTCGTGAACTTCTAG
- a CDS encoding outer membrane protein assembly factor BamB family protein, which produces MLGRTFLLSLVSLCLLAEDWPTYHGSAANTKYSTLDQINTANVSRLKLAWRYDTGDAFDGSEMQCNPIIVRGVMYVSSPKLRILALDAATGKLKWSFDPNRNKPVTGKTRNRGLNYWESGADRRLYFSSSNWLYALNADTGQPVPSFGTAGRIDLRQNLGRDATNLSITVTTPGVVYKDILVIGSLVSEGLPAAPGHIRGYDVRTGKLRWMFRTIPSPSDPAATTWPKGAQDYIGGANSWAGITMDEKRGIVYVPTGSAAFDFYGANRIGDNLYANCLLALKAETGEKLWHFQFVHHDTWDRDLPTAPTLVTVNRDGKPVDAVAQITKSGWIWLFDRVTGKTLFPYEEKPVPPSDVDGELLAKTQPLPLKPAPFARQQFTEDEVTNRTKEAHDTVLERLKQVRSGPQFTPPSRQGTVVFPGFDGGGEWGGASYDPQTNLLYINANEMAWILRLVPKDAGKIATGRILYNRNCAGCHREDMAGSPPEFPSLQNLISRRSEEQVAQIMHKGAGRMPGFAHLKEPALDAILRYLLKGEDKEVIQTVSGPPSPIDLKYTMDGYNKFLDPDGYPAVKPPWGTLNAVNIDTGEYAWKIPFGEIPELVAQGVRNTGSENYGGAVVTAGGLLFIGATNADNKFHAFDKRTGKLLWEFTMDAAGNSTPSTYTVNGKQYVVMGAGGGKWKGHSGGSYYSFALPD; this is translated from the coding sequence ATGCTGGGCCGTACCTTTCTCCTCTCCCTCGTCTCCCTCTGCCTTCTGGCCGAGGATTGGCCGACCTATCACGGTAGCGCCGCCAATACGAAGTACTCCACTCTCGACCAGATCAACACCGCCAATGTCAGCCGCCTGAAACTCGCCTGGCGCTACGACACCGGTGACGCTTTCGATGGTTCCGAGATGCAGTGCAACCCGATCATTGTCCGCGGAGTCATGTACGTCAGCTCACCCAAGCTGCGCATCCTTGCCCTCGACGCCGCCACCGGCAAGCTGAAGTGGAGTTTCGATCCCAACAGGAACAAGCCCGTCACCGGGAAGACCCGCAATCGCGGCCTCAACTACTGGGAGAGCGGCGCCGACCGCCGGCTTTACTTCTCGTCCAGCAACTGGCTCTACGCCCTCAATGCCGACACCGGCCAGCCCGTACCCTCCTTCGGCACGGCCGGCCGCATCGACCTGCGCCAGAACCTGGGCCGCGATGCCACCAATCTCTCCATCACCGTAACCACCCCCGGCGTAGTCTACAAGGACATTCTGGTAATCGGCAGCCTGGTGAGCGAGGGTCTGCCCGCCGCCCCCGGCCACATCCGGGGCTATGACGTCCGCACAGGCAAACTGCGTTGGATGTTCCGGACCATTCCTTCGCCGTCCGACCCCGCCGCCACCACCTGGCCGAAAGGCGCCCAGGACTACATCGGCGGCGCCAACAGTTGGGCCGGCATCACCATGGACGAAAAACGCGGCATCGTCTATGTCCCCACCGGCTCCGCAGCCTTCGATTTCTATGGCGCCAACCGCATCGGTGACAACCTCTACGCCAATTGCCTGCTCGCGCTGAAGGCCGAGACGGGCGAAAAGCTCTGGCACTTTCAGTTCGTCCATCACGACACCTGGGACCGTGACCTGCCCACTGCCCCCACGCTCGTCACCGTGAATCGCGACGGCAAACCGGTCGACGCAGTAGCCCAAATCACCAAATCCGGCTGGATCTGGCTCTTCGACCGCGTCACCGGCAAGACCCTCTTTCCGTACGAAGAGAAGCCCGTCCCGCCCTCCGACGTCGACGGCGAACTCCTCGCCAAAACCCAGCCGTTGCCCCTCAAGCCGGCCCCCTTCGCCCGCCAGCAGTTCACAGAGGACGAGGTCACCAACCGCACAAAGGAGGCGCACGACACCGTCCTGGAACGCCTCAAGCAGGTTCGCAGCGGCCCTCAGTTCACGCCCCCCAGCCGTCAGGGCACCGTCGTCTTCCCTGGCTTCGACGGCGGAGGCGAATGGGGTGGAGCCTCCTACGATCCCCAGACTAACCTGCTCTATATCAACGCCAACGAGATGGCCTGGATCCTCCGCCTCGTCCCCAAGGACGCAGGCAAGATCGCCACCGGCCGCATCCTCTACAACCGCAACTGCGCCGGCTGCCACCGCGAAGACATGGCAGGCAGTCCGCCCGAGTTCCCTTCCCTCCAAAACCTGATCTCCAGGCGTAGCGAGGAACAGGTTGCCCAGATTATGCACAAAGGCGCCGGCCGCATGCCCGGCTTCGCTCACCTCAAGGAACCCGCCCTCGACGCCATCCTCCGCTACTTGTTGAAGGGTGAAGACAAGGAGGTCATCCAGACCGTCTCGGGTCCGCCCTCCCCCATCGACCTCAAGTACACGATGGATGGCTACAACAAGTTCCTCGACCCCGACGGCTACCCAGCCGTGAAACCGCCATGGGGCACCCTCAACGCCGTCAACATCGACACCGGCGAGTACGCCTGGAAGATCCCATTTGGCGAAATCCCTGAACTGGTCGCCCAGGGGGTGCGAAACACCGGCAGCGAGAACTACGGCGGGGCCGTCGTCACGGCCGGCGGCCTCCTCTTCATCGGAGCCACCAACGCCGACAACAAGTTCCACGCCTTCGACAAACGCACCGGCAAACTGTTGTGGGAATTCACCATGGACGCCGCCGGCAACTCCACCCCTTCCACGTACACAGTGAACGGAAAGCAATACGTTGTCATGGGGGCGGGCGGGGGCAAGTGGAAGGGCCACTCGGGCGGCTCTTACTACTCTTTCGCTCTGCCGGACTAA
- a CDS encoding tagaturonate epimerase family protein, whose translation MENAVALAKYSFGMGDRFAQQGRAQLAACAKAAALGAEIIPVWNKSNREHMIVGSKPPSVRAEADAAVAALGWTKPYHVDADHINLGTVEGFLTASDFFTLDVADSIGKSAEPDAVDAFVQRHGDFGGAFGLTREKVHKAAVKYLFAAEDAGRIYRRIESARGAGTFVTEVSCDETDAPQTPDELLVILAALADQKIPAQTIAPKFTGRFNKGVDYVGDPAQFEREFLDDIAVIAHAVKEFGLPANLKLSVHSGSDKFSIYPAIRRAMQSTGAGVHLKTAGTTWLEELIGLAEAGGEGLAMAKLVYAEAFAHSAELCAPYAAVIDIHEASLPSPATVNEWSATDYASALRHDQGNPAFNANLRQLLHVGYKVAAKLGESYLRMVRECEESVARNVTENLFDRHIARVFL comes from the coding sequence ATGGAAAATGCAGTAGCACTGGCAAAGTACTCCTTCGGAATGGGTGACCGTTTCGCCCAGCAGGGCCGCGCTCAACTGGCCGCCTGCGCCAAAGCGGCTGCCCTGGGCGCCGAAATTATTCCCGTCTGGAACAAGAGCAACCGCGAGCACATGATCGTCGGATCCAAGCCGCCCAGCGTACGCGCCGAGGCCGATGCCGCTGTCGCTGCTCTCGGCTGGACCAAGCCCTATCACGTGGATGCCGATCACATCAATCTCGGTACCGTCGAGGGCTTCCTCACCGCCAGCGACTTCTTTACCCTCGACGTCGCCGACTCCATCGGTAAGTCCGCCGAGCCTGACGCCGTGGACGCCTTCGTCCAACGTCACGGCGACTTCGGCGGAGCCTTCGGCCTCACCAGGGAGAAGGTTCACAAGGCGGCCGTCAAATACCTGTTCGCCGCGGAAGATGCCGGCCGCATCTACCGCCGCATCGAGTCCGCGCGAGGCGCCGGCACCTTCGTCACGGAAGTCTCCTGCGACGAAACAGACGCCCCTCAGACGCCGGATGAACTCCTGGTGATCCTGGCCGCGCTCGCCGACCAGAAGATCCCGGCCCAAACCATCGCCCCCAAATTCACCGGCCGCTTCAACAAGGGCGTCGACTATGTCGGTGACCCAGCACAGTTCGAGCGCGAGTTCCTTGACGACATCGCCGTCATCGCCCACGCGGTGAAGGAGTTCGGCCTTCCCGCGAACCTCAAGCTCAGTGTCCACTCGGGCAGCGACAAGTTCTCCATCTATCCCGCCATCCGCCGCGCCATGCAGTCCACCGGAGCGGGCGTCCACCTCAAAACTGCGGGCACCACCTGGCTGGAAGAACTCATCGGACTGGCTGAAGCCGGCGGCGAGGGACTGGCCATGGCGAAACTCGTTTATGCCGAAGCCTTCGCGCACAGCGCGGAACTCTGCGCCCCCTACGCCGCGGTGATCGACATCCACGAGGCAAGCCTTCCTTCACCCGCAACCGTGAATGAATGGAGCGCCACCGACTACGCGTCCGCGCTGCGCCACGACCAGGGCAACCCGGCCTTCAACGCCAACCTGCGCCAACTGTTGCATGTCGGCTACAAAGTCGCCGCCAAGCTTGGCGAGAGCTACCTGCGGATGGTACGGGAGTGCGAGGAGAGCGTCGCCCGCAACGTAACCGAGAACCTCTTCGACCGCCATATCGCCCGCGTCTTCCTGTAA
- a CDS encoding SDR family NAD(P)-dependent oxidoreductase: protein MSDTTGFMSLAEAFSLEGEVALITGGATGLGRAMAHALVAAGAQVILVGRRKENLEAAAQELGPKAGYAVHDIAETSRAGELVADVKARYGDVSILINNAGNHFKKSIEETEEAEFRQLMDTHVTGAYTLTRAVVPGMVERGRGNILFTASMTSFFGVPRVFAYTTAKSAYLGMVRSLAVDLSPKGIRVNGVAPGFIETDISRKAMAGDPARKQKVLDRTPLGRFGLPEDIGWAAVYLCSPAARFVNGVVLPVDGGMLVGF, encoded by the coding sequence ATGTCAGACACCACTGGGTTCATGTCTCTGGCGGAAGCTTTCTCACTGGAAGGCGAAGTCGCGTTAATCACAGGAGGCGCCACCGGCCTGGGCCGGGCGATGGCGCACGCACTGGTGGCGGCGGGGGCCCAGGTGATCCTCGTCGGGCGCCGCAAGGAGAATCTGGAGGCGGCGGCCCAGGAACTGGGACCGAAGGCCGGCTACGCCGTTCACGACATCGCGGAGACCAGCCGCGCGGGTGAACTGGTGGCCGATGTGAAGGCACGGTATGGCGACGTTTCGATTCTGATCAACAACGCCGGCAACCATTTCAAGAAGTCGATTGAAGAGACCGAAGAGGCGGAGTTCCGGCAGTTGATGGACACGCACGTCACGGGCGCGTACACGCTCACCAGGGCGGTGGTGCCAGGAATGGTGGAGCGTGGGCGCGGCAACATTCTTTTCACGGCGTCGATGACTTCGTTCTTCGGCGTGCCGCGCGTGTTTGCGTATACGACGGCAAAGTCGGCGTACTTGGGCATGGTGCGCTCGCTGGCGGTAGACCTGTCTCCGAAGGGGATCCGCGTGAACGGAGTGGCTCCGGGGTTTATCGAGACGGACATTTCGAGAAAGGCGATGGCGGGTGATCCGGCGCGGAAGCAGAAGGTGCTGGACCGGACTCCGCTGGGGCGATTTGGTCTGCCGGAAGACATCGGCTGGGCGGCCGTGTATCTTTGTTCCCCGGCGGCCCGGTTTGTAAATGGTGTCGTTCTGCCGGTGGATGGAGGTATGCTGGTCGGTTTCTGA
- a CDS encoding TolB family protein: protein MLNRRSFLFSSAAVLLKGEPVKIRAITKAPGFHWFGYYDKLQFDPASRRVLGMQVDFEHRSPRPDDVIQLGVIDTGNGDQWKTIGETRAWNWQQGAMLQWLPGSRDEVIWNDRVDGRFVSKVHNLKTGRTRQLPAPVYTLSPDGKTAIYPDFRRLNDCRPGYGYAGLPDPNKDKLVPEDAGIWRMDLASGRNELLIPFSEAARIPYPGGYSNGAKHWFNHLLYNTDGSRFIFLHRWRGDKEGTGFSTRMFTANREGKELFILDPHGKTSHFIWRDPDHVLAWAWHPSKGEKFYLYKDRTEQVECIGPDVMTVNGHCTYLPGGRYILNDTYPDKQRNQNVFLYELATGKKVPLGSFPAPKEYVGEWRCDTHPRYSPDGRKVVIDSAHGGTGRQMYLIDLA, encoded by the coding sequence ATGCTCAACCGACGCAGTTTTCTCTTTTCGTCCGCAGCCGTACTTCTGAAGGGCGAGCCGGTGAAGATCCGGGCGATCACCAAGGCGCCTGGTTTTCACTGGTTCGGCTATTACGACAAGCTGCAGTTCGATCCGGCGTCGCGGCGCGTGCTGGGGATGCAGGTGGACTTTGAACACCGCTCCCCACGGCCTGACGATGTGATCCAGTTGGGGGTCATCGATACGGGGAATGGCGACCAGTGGAAGACGATCGGCGAGACGAGGGCGTGGAACTGGCAGCAGGGGGCGATGCTGCAGTGGCTGCCGGGTTCGCGCGATGAGGTGATCTGGAACGATCGCGTGGACGGGCGGTTTGTGTCGAAGGTCCACAATCTGAAGACGGGCCGGACGCGGCAACTGCCCGCGCCGGTCTATACGCTGAGCCCGGATGGGAAGACTGCGATCTACCCCGATTTCCGGCGGCTGAACGACTGCAGGCCGGGGTACGGTTATGCGGGGCTGCCGGATCCGAACAAGGACAAACTGGTTCCGGAGGATGCGGGCATCTGGCGCATGGACCTGGCATCGGGCCGCAATGAGCTGTTGATTCCGTTCTCAGAAGCCGCGCGCATTCCGTATCCAGGCGGGTATTCGAACGGCGCGAAGCACTGGTTCAACCACCTGCTGTACAACACCGACGGGTCGCGGTTCATCTTCCTGCACCGGTGGCGCGGCGACAAGGAAGGGACGGGCTTCTCCACGCGGATGTTCACGGCGAACCGCGAGGGGAAGGAGTTGTTCATCCTGGATCCTCACGGGAAGACCTCTCACTTCATCTGGCGCGACCCGGATCATGTGCTGGCCTGGGCGTGGCATCCCTCGAAGGGCGAGAAGTTCTATCTGTACAAAGATAGGACGGAGCAGGTGGAGTGTATTGGTCCTGACGTCATGACCGTGAACGGCCACTGCACGTATCTGCCGGGTGGGCGGTACATCCTCAACGATACCTATCCTGACAAGCAGCGCAACCAGAACGTCTTTCTGTATGAACTGGCGACAGGCAAGAAGGTGCCGCTCGGCAGTTTCCCCGCGCCCAAGGAGTATGTGGGCGAATGGCGCTGCGACACCCATCCCCGGTATAGCCCGGATGGCCGCAAGGTGGTGATCGATTCCGCCCATGGCGGGACCGGCCGGCAGATGTATCTGATTGACCTGGCCTGA
- a CDS encoding RluA family pseudouridine synthase: MPRTAWGWLITPEELESWILSQDEHLLVINKPGHVLCHPSKHGPWSSLVGACREYLSAEVLHMPSRLDRETSGVMLLARDHDLGSRLQRAIQNGQVRKSYLAILEGSLDAPIEVDQPLAISTDSVVRLKRAVTPGGQQAHTRFEPLEQSGGYTLTRVRPTTGRLHQIRVHAAHIGHPVAGDKLYGPDETLFLRFIDHGFDEHLQAALPFHRHALHAAALTFELESGPLVFEAPLAQDMADFWSSLLPCPASGVSRMEEP, from the coding sequence ATGCCAAGGACTGCCTGGGGCTGGTTGATCACGCCTGAAGAACTCGAATCCTGGATTCTGTCCCAGGATGAGCATCTCCTTGTCATCAACAAGCCAGGCCACGTTCTCTGCCACCCTTCAAAGCACGGCCCATGGTCAAGCCTGGTCGGCGCCTGCCGCGAGTACTTATCCGCCGAGGTCCTGCACATGCCCTCCCGCCTGGACCGCGAAACCAGCGGGGTGATGTTGCTGGCCCGCGATCATGACCTCGGCTCCCGCCTGCAAAGGGCCATCCAGAACGGACAGGTGCGAAAAAGCTATCTAGCCATTCTCGAAGGCAGCCTCGACGCTCCAATCGAGGTGGACCAACCCCTGGCCATCTCAACGGATTCGGTCGTTCGCCTGAAGCGAGCGGTAACCCCAGGCGGCCAGCAGGCGCACACCCGGTTTGAACCCCTGGAACAGTCTGGAGGCTACACTCTCACCCGCGTGCGCCCAACGACGGGCCGTCTCCACCAGATCCGCGTCCATGCGGCCCACATCGGCCATCCGGTCGCCGGAGACAAACTCTACGGCCCCGACGAAACGCTCTTCCTCCGCTTCATCGATCACGGCTTCGATGAACACCTGCAGGCCGCCCTGCCCTTCCACCGGCACGCTCTACACGCGGCCGCGCTGACTTTCGAGCTGGAATCAGGCCCCTTGGTATTTGAAGCTCCACTCGCCCAGGACATGGCGGATTTCTGGAGCAGTCTCCTACCCTGCCCGGCTTCCGGAGTTTCTAGAATGGAAGAGCCCTGA
- the galK gene encoding galactokinase, with translation MLSTLQSVEWTVDSRARARRITEQFRQEFGGEPALWARAPGRVDLMGSHTDYNLGFVLTLPISKDTWIAARPREDDLVRMRSMNLSAADEFHLGQIDRADDAKWRNYIRGVPAILRQEGLALKGCDAIVHSTVPLESGLSSSAALECALATVFEALGGWRLLPQRKAQLCQRAENEFAGVNCGILDQYSACLGLDGCALLLDCRNLSTRTVHIAENIHVVICNTMSRRRLSGGEYAQRRAECEQGAAILGVKALRDLAPGDLAAGRHQLSDTVARRCEFIVAESARVELLAQALSGDDRKAVAALCAGSFAGAKDLYEIVSPAMETMMACMLGAPGVLGARQAGAGFGGCMVALVDAAQTSAFRASVIDSYSRSTQKAPEIWPVTGARGAEAFHL, from the coding sequence ATGCTCTCAACACTGCAGTCCGTTGAATGGACCGTCGATTCGCGCGCCCGCGCCCGGCGCATCACAGAGCAGTTCCGGCAGGAGTTCGGCGGGGAACCCGCCCTCTGGGCTCGCGCGCCAGGCCGCGTCGACCTCATGGGCAGCCATACCGACTACAACCTCGGCTTCGTACTCACCCTCCCCATCAGCAAGGACACCTGGATCGCCGCAAGGCCCCGCGAAGACGACCTCGTCCGCATGCGATCGATGAACCTCAGCGCCGCGGATGAGTTCCACCTCGGCCAGATTGACCGGGCCGACGATGCCAAGTGGCGCAACTACATTCGCGGCGTTCCCGCGATCCTGCGGCAGGAAGGCCTGGCTCTCAAAGGTTGCGACGCAATCGTCCACAGCACCGTACCTCTGGAGAGCGGCTTGAGCTCCTCAGCCGCACTGGAATGCGCCCTGGCCACTGTGTTCGAGGCGCTTGGCGGCTGGCGATTGCTGCCGCAACGCAAAGCCCAGCTCTGCCAGCGGGCCGAAAACGAGTTCGCTGGTGTGAACTGCGGGATCCTCGACCAGTACTCCGCCTGCCTGGGCCTGGACGGCTGCGCCCTGCTGCTCGACTGCCGCAATCTGTCCACGCGCACCGTGCACATCGCCGAGAACATCCACGTCGTCATCTGCAACACCATGAGCCGCCGCCGTCTGTCGGGTGGCGAGTACGCCCAGCGCCGGGCCGAGTGCGAACAGGGCGCGGCCATCCTCGGCGTAAAGGCCCTGCGCGATCTCGCACCCGGGGATCTCGCGGCCGGACGCCACCAACTCAGCGACACCGTGGCCAGGCGTTGCGAGTTCATCGTCGCCGAAAGTGCGCGAGTGGAGCTCCTGGCCCAGGCCTTGTCCGGAGACGACCGGAAGGCCGTCGCCGCGCTTTGTGCAGGATCCTTTGCCGGAGCAAAGGACCTTTACGAGATCGTCTCCCCGGCCATGGAAACAATGATGGCCTGCATGCTGGGCGCTCCAGGTGTTCTCGGCGCCAGACAGGCCGGAGCCGGCTTCGGAGGCTGTATGGTAGCCCTCGTGGACGCCGCCCAAACCAGCGCCTTCCGCGCTTCGGTCATCGACTCCTACAGCCGTTCCACGCAGAAGGCGCCGGAGATTTGGCCCGTCACAGGCGCCCGGGGTGCCGAAGCATTCCACCTCTGA
- a CDS encoding uroporphyrinogen decarboxylase family protein: MQRALHREPVDRLPTQSNYTKVMARTLAGHFQTDEASLAERLDNHLLRVDISHTRSINDDGSIEFDWWGAGWDTRTEGYWHSFAPLHEALDLDAFRWPDPTQQSLLDAAARTIQRFGGEQFIAPNLGMCLFERAWSLRGFDAFLMDMIDRTEWVEDLLDRITAIQCVLAKRFVAAGVHGGYFGDDYGAQRSMLFSPRMWRKLFKPRLAQMFAVFTDAGLPVILHSDGDIRAILPDLIEIGLTTLNPVQPEVLDHVWLYREYGAKLSFYGGVSTQGVLPNGTPEEVQAATLACARNLAPDGTGLILGASHRMQSDIPTVNVEAMLNALNTAVR, encoded by the coding sequence GTGCAGCGCGCCCTTCACCGCGAGCCCGTCGATCGTCTCCCCACTCAGTCCAACTACACCAAGGTGATGGCGCGGACCCTCGCCGGCCACTTTCAAACGGACGAGGCTTCCCTGGCTGAGCGGTTGGACAACCACCTGCTGCGTGTGGACATCAGCCACACCCGTTCCATCAACGACGACGGCTCGATCGAATTCGACTGGTGGGGCGCCGGCTGGGACACACGAACAGAAGGCTATTGGCATTCCTTTGCCCCTTTGCATGAGGCGCTGGACCTCGATGCCTTCCGGTGGCCCGACCCGACCCAACAATCGTTGCTCGATGCAGCTGCGCGAACTATCCAACGTTTCGGCGGCGAACAGTTCATCGCCCCCAATCTCGGCATGTGCCTCTTTGAAAGAGCATGGTCTCTCCGTGGCTTCGATGCATTCCTGATGGACATGATCGACCGGACGGAATGGGTGGAGGACCTCCTCGACCGCATCACAGCGATCCAATGCGTTCTCGCGAAGAGATTTGTAGCGGCCGGGGTCCATGGCGGCTACTTCGGCGACGATTACGGAGCGCAACGCTCCATGCTGTTCTCCCCACGCATGTGGCGGAAGTTGTTCAAACCCCGCCTGGCGCAGATGTTCGCGGTGTTCACCGACGCAGGGCTGCCCGTAATCCTGCACTCCGACGGCGACATCCGCGCCATTCTGCCGGACCTCATCGAGATTGGACTCACCACCCTGAACCCCGTCCAGCCCGAGGTTCTCGACCATGTCTGGCTCTACCGCGAGTATGGCGCTAAGCTCAGCTTCTACGGCGGCGTCTCCACCCAGGGCGTGCTGCCCAACGGAACTCCGGAAGAAGTTCAAGCCGCGACTCTGGCCTGCGCCCGCAACCTGGCGCCCGACGGCACTGGCCTGATCCTGGGCGCTTCTCATCGCATGCAGTCCGACATCCCAACAGTGAACGTGGAGGCGATGCTCAATGCTCTCAACACTGCAGTCCGTTGA
- a CDS encoding sodium:solute symporter family protein — MTAAPATPASSLISLSTADLAVICLYFLLVLAIGVYLKRRIKASDDFFFAGKGVGAWVAGLSFVAANLGTLELLGWSASAYQYGMLAVHWYWIGAVPAMLFLGLVMIPFYYVSKAHSVPGYLMLRYGEGSRRLSAVSFAVMTVLMSGINMYSMAVVMKVILGWDIHFSILVSTITVGVYVALGGLLSAIVNEVVQFVLIWAGTLAIPVFGLIETGGWSGMVARIAQRAPTQDYTHIWRNMGAAADNPMGVHWTGIVFGLGFIGAFGYWTTDFLVVQRVMAAKDLRAARIATTIGAAFKMLLPAIVILPGLLGLAVLPMRLTGEAEALRTGGHSFNEVMPLMMARYLGPGFLGIGVTALIAGFMSGMAGNISAFATVWTYDIHKPVFNRLADDAKCLSVGRWCTVVGLAASIGAAYLVMQFASIMDYVQALFGFFIIPLFGTVILGMLWKRATPAGGFWGLLAGTSSSILLWLVVKVNPAALAILALSADAQPMAENLYRFIWSWLVCMIVTVIVSLATKPKPESELQGLVYGLSDMPTEAGVPFYRRSIFAAIVVAVFFLILNLIFW; from the coding sequence ATGACCGCGGCCCCAGCCACTCCAGCATCCAGCCTGATCAGCCTCTCGACCGCCGACCTCGCGGTGATCTGCCTCTACTTCCTGCTCGTGCTGGCCATCGGCGTCTACCTGAAACGCCGCATCAAGGCGAGCGACGACTTCTTCTTCGCCGGTAAGGGCGTGGGCGCGTGGGTGGCGGGGCTGAGCTTCGTCGCCGCGAACCTTGGCACGCTGGAACTGCTGGGCTGGTCAGCCTCGGCCTATCAGTATGGGATGCTGGCCGTGCACTGGTATTGGATTGGCGCCGTGCCGGCAATGCTGTTCCTCGGCCTCGTCATGATCCCGTTCTACTACGTCTCGAAGGCCCACTCGGTGCCTGGCTACCTGATGCTGCGCTACGGCGAAGGCTCGCGACGCCTCTCCGCCGTCTCGTTCGCGGTCATGACGGTGCTGATGAGCGGCATCAATATGTACTCCATGGCCGTGGTGATGAAGGTGATTCTGGGATGGGACATCCACTTCAGCATCCTGGTCTCCACGATCACGGTGGGTGTCTACGTAGCGCTCGGCGGGCTCCTGTCCGCCATCGTCAACGAAGTCGTTCAGTTCGTACTGATCTGGGCTGGAACGCTCGCCATTCCAGTATTCGGGCTCATCGAGACGGGCGGCTGGAGCGGCATGGTCGCTCGCATCGCGCAGCGTGCCCCCACGCAGGACTACACCCACATCTGGCGAAACATGGGCGCCGCGGCCGACAACCCGATGGGCGTCCATTGGACCGGAATTGTCTTTGGACTGGGCTTCATCGGAGCCTTCGGCTACTGGACGACCGACTTCCTGGTAGTCCAACGTGTCATGGCAGCGAAGGACCTCCGAGCCGCGAGAATCGCTACCACCATTGGCGCGGCGTTCAAGATGCTCTTGCCCGCCATCGTGATCCTGCCCGGCTTGCTGGGCCTGGCAGTGCTGCCCATGCGCCTGACTGGCGAGGCCGAGGCCCTGAGAACCGGCGGCCACAGCTTCAATGAAGTGATGCCGCTGATGATGGCCCGTTACCTGGGCCCCGGATTCCTCGGCATCGGGGTCACCGCCCTGATCGCCGGATTCATGTCCGGCATGGCGGGCAACATCAGCGCATTCGCCACAGTTTGGACCTATGACATCCACAAGCCGGTGTTCAACCGCCTGGCGGATGATGCGAAGTGCCTCAGCGTGGGCCGCTGGTGCACGGTCGTCGGGCTCGCAGCCAGCATTGGCGCGGCCTACCTGGTCATGCAGTTCGCCAGCATCATGGATTATGTCCAGGCACTGTTCGGATTCTTCATTATTCCCCTGTTCGGCACCGTAATCCTTGGGATGTTGTGGAAGCGGGCCACACCCGCCGGAGGCTTCTGGGGTCTGTTGGCCGGAACCTCGTCCTCCATCCTGCTCTGGCTGGTCGTTAAGGTGAATCCTGCCGCGCTCGCCATCCTGGCACTCTCCGCTGACGCGCAACCCATGGCCGAAAACCTCTACCGCTTCATCTGGTCCTGGCTGGTGTGCATGATCGTCACGGTGATCGTCAGCCTAGCCACGAAACCCAAGCCGGAATCGGAACTGCAGGGTCTCGTTTACGGCCTGTCGGACATGCCCACCGAGGCGGGAGTCCCGTTCTACCGCCGGTCGATTTTTGCGGCGATCGTGGTCGCCGTCTTCTTCCTCATCCTCAACCTGATCTTCTGGTAG